TTGATCCCATGAAACCATTGTTTTCTATACCAAGTGGTATATTTGTGACTGAATGCATTCGATAGACACAATTTTGTGCGAAAATATGAGCCACTTTTCCGGTACTTAATAGTAATTGAATACACTTCTCGTTAATATCTCTGTCACTTCTTCCTATTATAATAATAAGGCTTTTTTTATTACTTTCTCTTTTTGCAATATAATATGCCAATTCCTCAATCCTTTCTCCGACTACGAATATGCTGTCGCCATCTTCCCATTTACTACTCTGCATTCCCGTACCTTTCATATTTATAATATTTCTTAAACTATCGGGCTCAATGTTATATTGCTCTTTATTAAAATAGCCATGCTCGCATGTTGCCGCATACAATCCATAGGAAGTCATTATATTTTCGCTTAAAAGTTGAGTTCTATACTTAACGCACACTTTTTCTTTCTCTATAGTTCGAATCAAATTAATTATTGCCTCATTTGAAAATAGACTTAATAGTGCTTGCTTCAATTTTACTCTAATTTTTTTTATTATACTCCTTGCTTCGCTTGCCTCTGGCCCGACAGACAATCTCTGTTTTGAATTCAATGATTTTACTGGTGCTATAATATAAAGAAAAGCCATGCAGATAAATAACTTATTAAATTTTGTTGATTTTCGCTTTAATGTCCTCTCTTTCGAGACTCAGGTGTCACAAGATGTGCTTACTTCTCATCAACAATATAACATATGGCATCAAGTAGGTAATATTTTTTTTGTAGCAGAACCTATAAAAAATAAGTCTGATTTTATTTCTTGCACTAATGTAGAAGTCATTTTTAATTGTCATTCAGTTTTCTCAAATAATTCTTGTAACGAGTTGAATAATATTAGTCCTTCCCCTGTAATCACCGTTATTTCTCGCAAGTTATGGCCAGAACAGCATATTTTCCCGAAACTAACTTCTTCAGCTGTTGCTTTATCTGGTTCTTTTTATCTAGTTTCGTGGAGTTCAGATTCTGAAAACTACTATCATTTCATGATGGATATTTGCCCAAAAATCATGTATATATTTGCTCACAATTCATTTGATAGCTCTAAGAAAATTTTACTTATTGGACGAAAGACTGCACTTATTCAAAAAATAATTTCATGCTTTTTTCCAGACATGTTAGAATCTTTTCTCTTTATGCCGCCTGCTAGTTATTCTATCGAAGATGTAGTATTTATCAATAGACCGCAGCCCTCTTATCTTTCTTCATCTACTATCCATTTATTGAATTCAAAAATAACCTCGTTTCTTGTCTCTCAGAATAAAAGTTCTAAATCCAATCACATTGTCTATTTGCGCCGCGGTAATGGAAAAAATGGAAGAAATATTTCAAATGAACCATTACTCGAACAACTCTTGGTTAAAATCTATGATGTTAAAATCATTGATTGTGCATCTCTCAGTACCGCTGAGCAATGGTCCACATTATCTAATGCTTGCGTTGTAATTTCTCCTCATGGCGCTGCTATGACAAATATATTAGCCTGTCAACCTGGCACATTGATTTTGGAGTTACTTCCCTCAAACTATCATCCTTCAACGTTTTGGTTTATAGCCAATTACCTCAGTTTAAAATTAAAACGTGTCATTTATGAGTCTAATTCAAGCAATAGTATAGACCCGTATATGGTATGCAGAGAGTTATCATCTTTTCTCGCACTCAACGACAAACTGATATGATCCCAGTTTAATTGCATCAAGTTCTGATTCTATCTCCCAACTCAACTTTCCCTCCTTCCAGGTATATCTACCATCCTTTTTTATTCTCTCCACTATTTTCTGTCCTTCAGGGTCAAATACTGGGATAATTTTATCTTTTTTAACTTCCCAACCACACTCCTCGAACATTTCGACTATATTTTCTAATCCGAAAAATCTCATGTGTGTAAGATCCAATACTCCCCATTCCTCATAGTCGAATCTATATTTTGACAATAGTCTTTGTGCGGAATGATGAAAGTAATTTGGAACTGAAGCAACAATTTTTGTATTCTCTCTACAGCTTAAATTAATTTTCTTTAGGTGAGTCCACGGATCACTTAGATGTTCCAAAACATCTGCATAAATAATTATATCAGCTTTCTGTAAAATCTTGTTCCCTGTATTGCTTTTCAATAAAGTTTCACATTTATCTTTAAATAGTGGTTGGTATGTAACTGATGGCGGTTCTGGCTCAATTCCTATATACCTTATTTGTTTGTAGTGTTGCATTAGAATATTACCTAGTATCCCAGCTCTTGCACCAAATTCTATTATACATAATCTCTTTGTATGATTTTTTTTGTCTTTTACAATATTTTCTACCATTTTAAGTACATATGGATTGATATTATTCTCCGAGTATTGTGAATATTCTAATCCTTTATCCTCGAGATGATCCTTGATTAAATCTCTTCCATTAAGTCTTCTTTTTTCCATTTCGTCAATGCTGCTCTAACGTCCTTCTCATTATATATGCATCTGTCCGAAAATGGATTATCGTACGCCTCTACCGGCTGACCCCAAATTACAGCTTTTATTCTTTTCATCCAAGGCACATGATATCTCCATCCTGAATACATGTAGTGACGTGGACATTCTGTTATACACCTTTTAGATAACAAATGTATAAATTGTGCTCTTCCTCCTCCAGCTATATAACCAATTAACGGCGTTGTACCTGGTTCTGAAATAATTAACTTTGCAGAACTTGCTCGTTGCAT
The Synechococcus sp. PROS-U-1 DNA segment above includes these coding regions:
- a CDS encoding DUF563 domain-containing protein — protein: MQINNLLNFVDFRFNVLSFETQVSQDVLTSHQQYNIWHQVGNIFFVAEPIKNKSDFISCTNVEVIFNCHSVFSNNSCNELNNISPSPVITVISRKLWPEQHIFPKLTSSAVALSGSFYLVSWSSDSENYYHFMMDICPKIMYIFAHNSFDSSKKILLIGRKTALIQKIISCFFPDMLESFLFMPPASYSIEDVVFINRPQPSYLSSSTIHLLNSKITSFLVSQNKSSKSNHIVYLRRGNGKNGRNISNEPLLEQLLVKIYDVKIIDCASLSTAEQWSTLSNACVVISPHGAAMTNILACQPGTLILELLPSNYHPSTFWFIANYLSLKLKRVIYESNSSNSIDPYMVCRELSSFLALNDKLI
- a CDS encoding methyltransferase domain-containing protein; translated protein: MEKRRLNGRDLIKDHLEDKGLEYSQYSENNINPYVLKMVENIVKDKKNHTKRLCIIEFGARAGILGNILMQHYKQIRYIGIEPEPPSVTYQPLFKDKCETLLKSNTGNKILQKADIIIYADVLEHLSDPWTHLKKINLSCRENTKIVASVPNYFHHSAQRLLSKYRFDYEEWGVLDLTHMRFFGLENIVEMFEECGWEVKKDKIIPVFDPEGQKIVERIKKDGRYTWKEGKLSWEIESELDAIKLGSYQFVVECEKR